Proteins encoded within one genomic window of Oryza brachyantha chromosome 7, ObraRS2, whole genome shotgun sequence:
- the LOC102702117 gene encoding uncharacterized protein LOC102702117 codes for MASRWIRPEVYPLFVTTGVAVGICAMQLVRNITTNPEVRVTKEKRAAGVLENFDEGKRYSQHGVRRFWLSKRRDYMHVLDNDPSPK; via the exons ATGGCTTCTCGATGGATCCGTCCTGAG GTGTACCCGCTGTTCGTGACCACCGGCGTGGCCGTGGGGATCTGCGCGATGCAGTTGGTGCGCAACATCACCACCAATCCGGAAGTGAG GGTGACGAAGGAGAAGAGGGCGGCGGGCGTGCTGGAGAACTTTGATGAGGGGAAGAGGTACTCCCAGCACGGCGTGAGGAGGTTCTGGCTCTCCAAGCGCCGGGACTACATGCACGTCTTGGACAACGACCCCTCGCCCAAGTAG
- the LOC102703699 gene encoding putative metallophosphoesterase At3g03305 isoform X1, which yields MAAAAVWAPRLLLPIAIPFLLGALAAAVLVRGGGGDLRRVVEVEGEPRSVVWAVQLSDLHLSAFHPDRAADFRRHVGGALAMVNPSLVLITGDLTDAKSKDLLSSRQEKSEWLEYEELIDEVIGLSGLNKEIFYDLRGNHDSYGVPQVGGMSDFYEKHSINARLGRTGNLQSITLQNSGWKHLFVGFDSSASIGLRRPANIFGQPTDQLLVQLDASLSQWDNDSSTSAVTKVVYGHFPMSFSALTTSGGSPRDVFLKHSLSAYLCGHLHTNFGRNLKRHHRSDRHHLSAMQYYQAHIHESTSTSVGSNNCSMTTESIEEFWEWEMGDWRSARSMRILAIDSGLVSYTDFDFRFGSMDVIIVPTFPLDSRFMQRHSTPHELNCQANSTSHFGMVRALIFSKYKIISVLAKVYDSFSGRHLVLEKDMEMASGEGARGAMYTVPWNWRAYLDESPDRYWLQIEAKDMTGKTYYSQLRPFSMNGLTAKVRWTWKEFLVMGCQWGQLYHPIMWSTLASLCLLILIPRTSLMLYENHMLKYLSSKMTGGSSGRHLLASFEYFAPDLSKMYSVWSGMLIYLLYLVFFPWFSGFAVTENHNKMYLYYKGWSTSSLANVSTVPYIGLADVMVIVLPHLLFVVLPAFLTIAAIAANRAAYLACISHNAKKDDDHYKGRQYIPRIWIFRCFRRFLILLCLPIAWKHWKHCREIVRAYGANPFMDAPIYCFGVPVLVCLAIYRTSAI from the exons atggccgcggcggccgtctGGGCTCCTCGCCTCCTGCTCCCTATAGCGATACCCTTCCTGCtcggcgcgctcgccgctgccgtcctCGTCCGCGGCGGGGGTGGCGACCTCCGTCGCGTGGTGGAGGTCGAGGGCGAGCCGCGGTCGGTGGTGTGGGCGGTGCAGCTGTCCGACCTCCACCTCAGCGCCTTCCATCCGGACCGAGCGGCCGACTTCCGCCGCCACGTGGGCGGTGCCCTCGCCATGGTTAACCCCTCCCTTGTGCTCATCACCGGCGATCTCACTG ATGCAAAAAGTAAAGATTTGTTGTCATCGAGACAAGAGAAGTCTGAATGGTTGGAGTATGAAGAGTTGATTGATGAAGTTATTGGCTTAAGTGGGCTGAACaaggaaatattttatgatttaagAGGTAATCATGATTCATATGGTGTTCCTCAGGTTGGTGGGATGTCTGATTTCTACGAAAAGCACAGTATTAATGCAAGATTAGGACGGACAGGTAATCTCCAAAGCATAACATTACAG AATAGTGGTTGGAAGCATCTATTTGTTGGATTCGACAGTTCAGCAAGTATTGGTTTACGACGCCCTGCAAATATATTTGGGCAACCAACAGACCAGTTACTTGTTCAATTAGATGCATCACTTTCACAGTGGGATAATGACTCTTCCACATCTGCAGTAACAAAGGTTGTCTATGGACATTTTCCTATGTCCTTTTCAGCATTAACAACTTCAGGTGGAAGCCCCAGAGATGTATTTCTGAAGCATTCATTGTCAGCTTACTTATGTGGGCATCTTCATACTAACTTTGGAAGAAACTTGAAACGTCATCATAGATCTGACAGGCATCATCTTTCTGCAATGCAGTATTATCAAGCTCATATCCATGAAAGCACATCAACATCTGTAGGCAGTAACAATTGTTCCATGACAACCGAGTCTATAGAAGAATTCTGGGAGTGGGAAATGGGTGATTGGAGAAGTGCCCGGAGCATGAGGATCCTAGCAATCGATTCTGGTCTTGTCTCATATACTGACTTTGACTTCAGATTTGGCTCTATGGATGTGATCATAGTACCCACCTTTCCATTGGATTCACGATTTATGCAAAGGCATTCTACCCCTCACGAATTGAATTGCCAAGCAAATAGCACCAGTCATTTTGGGATGGTAAGAGCACTAATCTTCTCAAAATAcaagattatatctgtattaGCAAAAGTGTATGATTCATTTTCTGGTAGACATCTAGTATTGGAGAAAGACATGGAAATGGCTAGTGGTGAGGGAGCAAGGGGTGCCATGTATACAGTTCCATGGAACTGGAGAGCATATCTAGATGAATCGCCAGATCGATACTGGCTCCAGATAGAAGCAAAGGATATGACTGGGAAGACATATTATAGCCAACTGAGGCCATTTTCTATGAATGGCTTGACTGCAAAAGTTAGATGGACTTGGAAGGAGTTCCTTGTAATGGGTTGTCAGTGGGGTCAGCTGTATCACCCAATTATGTGGTCTACTCTTGCATCTCTTTGTTTGCTGATTCTTATTCCTCGCACATCGCTCATGTTATATGAGAACCACATGTTGAAATACCTTAGTTCAAAGATGACTGGTGGTAGTTCTGGGCGCCATCTGCTTGCCAGTTTTGAATATTTTGCACCTGACCTGTCAAAGATGTACTCTGTGTGGTCTGGGATGCTGATATATTTGCTATATCTGGTCTTCTTCCCATGGTTTTCTGGCTTTGCTGTTACagaaaatcacaataaaatgtATCTTTATTATAAAGGTTGGAGCACTAGCAGTCTTGCCAATGTGAGTACAGTGCCGTATATTGGTCTGGCTGATGTGATGGTTATTGTTCTTCCTCATCTTCTGTTCGTGGTTTTGCCAGCCTTTCTCACTATAGCAGCTATAGCAGCAAATAGGGCAGCATATTTGGCCTGCATCTCCCATAACGCAAAGAAGGACGATGATCACTACAAGGGAAGACAATACATACCCCGTATTTGGATATTCCGTTGCTTTAGAAGGTTCCTTATACTTCTTTGTCTGCCGATTGCATGGAAACATTGGAAG CATTGTAGGGAAATCGTCAGGGCATATGGGGCTAATCCATTCATGGATGCACCTATTTACTGCTTCGG
- the LOC107304647 gene encoding uncharacterized protein LOC107304647: MASDLVILRDIFYRLVLFLQLDASISMEIIAFWLWLEANNSDSNFLERIDSFDDDRFQAIAFVAKSFVETLNLDLRDLGDTRSPFQQEVSEGIVFYLNNVCYKAFEDFQENGDIEELPHQICQVNEGNLNDQVSLSTEDLLSKIKSLYANSKENHGEGPSYRSIKCLRNCILNDTKVAIDEYTSCSHLEKFLDNLSLREKHNDPAMHQCSDVPQDERTLFVTFSNGYPLSKDELYDFFMRHYGDIEDITIEEPPEPRPPLFAQVTFYSQLTLLRVLDGNKRVKFMTRGKHLWARQFVPKKKKSKNDEPNLID; this comes from the exons ATGGCCTCGGATCTAGTCATACTACGTGATATTTTCTACCGTTTGGTCTTATTTCTTCAACTTGATGCTTCCATTTCCATGGAGATAATCGCTTTTTGGTTGTGGCTCGAGGCAAATAATAGCGATAGTAATTTTCTTGAGCGCATCGATTCATTTGATGATGACCGCTTTCAGGCAATTGCTTTTGTGGCCAAAAGCTTTGTCGAAACCCTGAATCTAGACCTCCGTGATTTAGGTGACACAAGAAGCCCCTTCCAACAGGAAGTATCTGAAGGAATTGTTTTCTATCTCAACAATGTCTGCTACAAAGCCTTTGAAGATTTTCAAGAAAACGGAGATATAGAAGAGCTTCCGCATCAGATCTGTCAAGTCAATGAAGGAAACTTGAATGATCAAGTTTCTTTGAGTACG GAGGATCTTCTATCCAAAATCAAATCACTATATGCCAATAGTAAAGAAAATCATGGAGAAGGCCCCAGTTATAGAAGCATTAAGTGTCTAAGAAATTGTATTCTCAATGATACAAAAGTGGCAATAGATGAGTATACATCATGTTCCCATTTGGAGAAATTCTTGGATAACTTGAGTTTAAGGGAGAAGCATAATGATCCA GCCATGCATCAATGTTCTGATGTTCCACAAGATGAAAGAACTCTCTTCGTCACTTTCTCCAATGGTTACCCCTTGTCCAAAGATGAATTATACGACTTCTTCATGAG GCACTATGGAGATATTGAAGATATAACCATAGAAGAGCCACCTGAACCTAGGCCACCACTCTTTGCACAAGTCACATTTTACTCGCAGTTGACACTGCTCCGTGTCCTTGATGGCAACAAGAGAGTCAAATTCATGACACGAGGAAAGCATCTGTGGGCCCGACAGTTTGtgccaaagaaaaagaagtcaAAGAATGATGAGCCAAACTTGATTGACTGA
- the LOC102703699 gene encoding putative metallophosphoesterase At3g03305 isoform X2 codes for MAAAAVWAPRLLLPIAIPFLLGALAAAVLVRGGGGDLRRVVEVEGEPRSVVWAVQLSDLHLSAFHPDRAADFRRHVGGALAMVNPSLVLITGDLTDAKSKDLLSSRQEKSEWLEYEELIDEVIGLSGLNKEIFYDLRGNHDSYGVPQVGGMSDFYEKHSINARLGRTGNLQSITLQNSGWKHLFVGFDSSASIGLRRPANIFGQPTDQLLVQLDASLSQWDNDSSTSAVTKYYQAHIHESTSTSVGSNNCSMTTESIEEFWEWEMGDWRSARSMRILAIDSGLVSYTDFDFRFGSMDVIIVPTFPLDSRFMQRHSTPHELNCQANSTSHFGMVRALIFSKYKIISVLAKVYDSFSGRHLVLEKDMEMASGEGARGAMYTVPWNWRAYLDESPDRYWLQIEAKDMTGKTYYSQLRPFSMNGLTAKVRWTWKEFLVMGCQWGQLYHPIMWSTLASLCLLILIPRTSLMLYENHMLKYLSSKMTGGSSGRHLLASFEYFAPDLSKMYSVWSGMLIYLLYLVFFPWFSGFAVTENHNKMYLYYKGWSTSSLANVSTVPYIGLADVMVIVLPHLLFVVLPAFLTIAAIAANRAAYLACISHNAKKDDDHYKGRQYIPRIWIFRCFRRFLILLCLPIAWKHWKHCREIVRAYGANPFMDAPIYCFGVPVLVCLAIYRTSAI; via the exons atggccgcggcggccgtctGGGCTCCTCGCCTCCTGCTCCCTATAGCGATACCCTTCCTGCtcggcgcgctcgccgctgccgtcctCGTCCGCGGCGGGGGTGGCGACCTCCGTCGCGTGGTGGAGGTCGAGGGCGAGCCGCGGTCGGTGGTGTGGGCGGTGCAGCTGTCCGACCTCCACCTCAGCGCCTTCCATCCGGACCGAGCGGCCGACTTCCGCCGCCACGTGGGCGGTGCCCTCGCCATGGTTAACCCCTCCCTTGTGCTCATCACCGGCGATCTCACTG ATGCAAAAAGTAAAGATTTGTTGTCATCGAGACAAGAGAAGTCTGAATGGTTGGAGTATGAAGAGTTGATTGATGAAGTTATTGGCTTAAGTGGGCTGAACaaggaaatattttatgatttaagAGGTAATCATGATTCATATGGTGTTCCTCAGGTTGGTGGGATGTCTGATTTCTACGAAAAGCACAGTATTAATGCAAGATTAGGACGGACAGGTAATCTCCAAAGCATAACATTACAG AATAGTGGTTGGAAGCATCTATTTGTTGGATTCGACAGTTCAGCAAGTATTGGTTTACGACGCCCTGCAAATATATTTGGGCAACCAACAGACCAGTTACTTGTTCAATTAGATGCATCACTTTCACAGTGGGATAATGACTCTTCCACATCTGCAGTAACAAAG TATTATCAAGCTCATATCCATGAAAGCACATCAACATCTGTAGGCAGTAACAATTGTTCCATGACAACCGAGTCTATAGAAGAATTCTGGGAGTGGGAAATGGGTGATTGGAGAAGTGCCCGGAGCATGAGGATCCTAGCAATCGATTCTGGTCTTGTCTCATATACTGACTTTGACTTCAGATTTGGCTCTATGGATGTGATCATAGTACCCACCTTTCCATTGGATTCACGATTTATGCAAAGGCATTCTACCCCTCACGAATTGAATTGCCAAGCAAATAGCACCAGTCATTTTGGGATGGTAAGAGCACTAATCTTCTCAAAATAcaagattatatctgtattaGCAAAAGTGTATGATTCATTTTCTGGTAGACATCTAGTATTGGAGAAAGACATGGAAATGGCTAGTGGTGAGGGAGCAAGGGGTGCCATGTATACAGTTCCATGGAACTGGAGAGCATATCTAGATGAATCGCCAGATCGATACTGGCTCCAGATAGAAGCAAAGGATATGACTGGGAAGACATATTATAGCCAACTGAGGCCATTTTCTATGAATGGCTTGACTGCAAAAGTTAGATGGACTTGGAAGGAGTTCCTTGTAATGGGTTGTCAGTGGGGTCAGCTGTATCACCCAATTATGTGGTCTACTCTTGCATCTCTTTGTTTGCTGATTCTTATTCCTCGCACATCGCTCATGTTATATGAGAACCACATGTTGAAATACCTTAGTTCAAAGATGACTGGTGGTAGTTCTGGGCGCCATCTGCTTGCCAGTTTTGAATATTTTGCACCTGACCTGTCAAAGATGTACTCTGTGTGGTCTGGGATGCTGATATATTTGCTATATCTGGTCTTCTTCCCATGGTTTTCTGGCTTTGCTGTTACagaaaatcacaataaaatgtATCTTTATTATAAAGGTTGGAGCACTAGCAGTCTTGCCAATGTGAGTACAGTGCCGTATATTGGTCTGGCTGATGTGATGGTTATTGTTCTTCCTCATCTTCTGTTCGTGGTTTTGCCAGCCTTTCTCACTATAGCAGCTATAGCAGCAAATAGGGCAGCATATTTGGCCTGCATCTCCCATAACGCAAAGAAGGACGATGATCACTACAAGGGAAGACAATACATACCCCGTATTTGGATATTCCGTTGCTTTAGAAGGTTCCTTATACTTCTTTGTCTGCCGATTGCATGGAAACATTGGAAG CATTGTAGGGAAATCGTCAGGGCATATGGGGCTAATCCATTCATGGATGCACCTATTTACTGCTTCGG
- the LOC102702396 gene encoding uncharacterized protein LOC102702396, giving the protein MAAAAASSSSAAWKRWIRPEVYPLFLATGVAVSICVGQLVRNITGNPEVRVLKEKRAAGVLENFDEGRRYSQHGFRKFIDGRRPEIMPSINSFFADPPKY; this is encoded by the exons atggccgccgccgccgcgtcctcaTCCTCCGCCGCATGGAAGCGATGGATCCGCCCCGAG GTGTACCCGCTCTTCCTCGCCACCGGCGTGGCCGTCTCCATCTGCGTCGGCCAGCTCGTGCGCAACATCACCGGCAACCCCGAAGTTAG GGTGTTGAAGGAGAAGAGGGCCGCGGGAGTGCTGGAGAACTTCGACGAGGGGCGGCGCTACTCGCAGCACGGCTTCAGGAAGTTCATCGACGGGAGGCGCCCGGAGATCATGCCCTCCATCAACAGCTTCTTCGCCGACCCACCCAAGTActag